taaaggGTCTCTGTGCTgacaatcaatgccccttagtctatgaagcctttgtgcaaattttcagatttttaaatcaacatcttctgcctccgcaataagtttgaaattttgaaaatctcatacaaacctgaaaattcaacttttagataaaaattttttttcggcagtattatgttcagtatatattattgatacatattattacaagaaattaccaaaaattgcgaaaatagcgttaaaaatcgccaattttcagtattttagcggctattttggcgaatgtactgaaactagacaaactttggcgattcttgacgctactttcgcaactttttgtagtttctcataatgatatgtatcaataacatatactaaacataatactgccgaattttttttttacctatctgaaagttgaatttttaggtttgtatgagattttcaaaatttcaaccctaatgcggaggcagaagatgttgatttaaaaagccgaaaatttgcacaaaggcttcatagactaaggggcattgattgataactattaggtttgctaattccagaaaagtgttttttcgctccaccctagtgcTGATGGCTTCGCCACACAagacatgcctcccaaaggtctgAGACCCCATGGTCTCgagatatgaaaaaaaaaacgaagaaTATAATAATCCGCGTTAACCTAATGAAATCATTACTCTAGCtccataaaccagggaggaaatagtctagGGCGTTAGTTTGGATAATTGATTCCTCCTGTTGAGTTTTAGttgtaaggtcagtgcgggcaagaccggcatactttatttgaaataaagtttgagatggataaaactagactactaaagtagtctggagtgatccgcatggtcctatgggctagcaaattttatatcctacacagcttttatgatactttggtgaattaaagtaaacttgtgtgataaaaatcactttttttaaggctcggcgggttgaccgtcccacCAAGTCCCCACGCGCTGAGTaaggaaagaccgtctagtgctcgttgtcgcgtaattttaatttcatatggaaataagtatcaaaatcatgttcattattatattatataataacagggagtaatgtcaaaacaaataacgttgatattttcaacatatcagcatttttctatttacaaggcaagaccgtcatatgtcccgtaaatgagattgataaccttcttttttcaggtccagaccaaagcaaagccgaaacttatagttaaaattaacctacaacaccGGTTttaactcgacttatttcccacaaagcctaaaaaaggtgccttactcttatatgccggtctttccgactaggcacaatttcgaagttacatatttcaggacataaaacaataaattgatcgcgttttaagagcattaattgtactagataggaagaacgattattaaattaacacgttacatacagatattccaactgcttctattttattttaattttttgcgtaaccatgttgaactcgatggtcaagttttttgttaactagtgttcgtcctaagggatatctattgaagaccaatggattaaggatgaaaaactggtataccttcggaggagtaagaagtgatagatatataaatacaaatgtTATATTTAGTAGACGGTCTTTCTTGGTAGACGGTCTTCCTGACACTGACCTTATCTATAATCCAACTCTGTTACTGTCTCTTTCGCATCAAatttagggcccatttacactGCCCGCAAACTCGCATGAAATGTGTTACAGCGCGCAAACTCGCATGTAATTGTTTTGTACATTGCCGTATTTTATTGGTGtgtattgtatgtaacctcaacaatcCACAATGTAACTAAAGTGGCATGCGTTTTTGCGCGACATAAATGAGCCTAgtttaataaaacatttgaATACGTACTGTTTAAAGACaatcaattaaaaaatcacattaGTCGTGCTTCCGGACTGCATGTGAATTCACATACCGATACCTGTGAAAAATGCAGACAGTTAagcatgcgagtttcattacattataataggtaggtatccatactaatattataaatgagaaactgtgtgtgtctgtttgtttgcccgtctttcatggaaaaacggagcgacgaattgacgtgatttttttaagtggtggTAGCTGGTAGGCTTGAGATGGAGAGAAACATAGCCTACTTTTTGTttatttctaaccccccacttccctaaaatggaggggtggaattttgtatgatGCATTccaaaattttcgaatttaacgcgagcgaagccgcgggcaaaaactagtattaaataataatctTACCGGACAGCACAAGGAAACTCTATTAAATACCCATCTTCAGGAAATGCGAACTGATATAAAACTATTTGGTGTAGAAGATTAACATGATCGTTGTATGGTTTTTTAATAGTGATTAAAAAATAGGCGGAATCAATtacatgttaaatatttttatactagGAAAATTTTGTGATACCATTGATTGATGTTTGATATTTTAAGGACAGTATGTTGACGtttttttgaaatgaaataatgTTATAATGAGGTTTTAACGATAAAAAAATCCTTGTGAGTCTATGCCTTGTCCGTATCCGAgatgtttataatttataagcaaagagcattgaatcactacgtttttgGTATGcaaaagcaaagaggatcgagtattatatagagttactgtcaaagtaaaatgtgtaatctaatcacagtgcatagactgccatctcttggcacaagcttaaaacttttgaaccagttttgacaatttcgcccatattgttagcttgatatctgcttgatatgtgttaaaatgtcaaatattaatattagcgccattccccaaaggtgtaacgccatctaggccaccgtacctttttctctatggctttgaggtacgtttttttcttagactttatccgtatatacggagttacatatgtctttgatactaTATTgaaccaatgaggaggcacactgacattttattccgccaggcggcgcctgtgcaagtgtctaggcatgtcactgacATTCACATGTGAGAGAGAGAataaacatatcatcttctcgctctaaCGTATGAAATTCTATGGACTGCTGGCGCCATctatcataacctttgagtgtgcctcctcattgaaccATCATTGAACTATTACCAAACTATCACCGATATGTCagatcaaagaatataatactcactaggagaagaacgccaactccatacaaaaaaattcacACGTTTATACTAGTGGCGGTCTCAACATCATCAaaagtgtaacgccatctaggccaccgtaccattttctctatggctttgaggtacgtttttttcttgaatccgtctatacggagttacatatgtcttggTATAGGGTATAGggcaaaatagttatttgttatacaagggggcaaagttgtattttaacgccgagtgtggaattgaaaaacgagcaactgaaaggattctatagttgaaccacgagtgaagcgagttcgagaatagaatcctgaacttgcgagttttctaacacacgagaagtaaaatacatttgcacccgagtgtaacacaaaatttttcccctcactatagcgaggaaactacaacgcaaaaatgcgtttatcactgcttccagtagttccaaaggtggtaaatcatctttattactagattcacctacttttatcaattttaaagcagttaatttgactttattcaaggtcaaattactttacccattggataaaatgcgtttttacccgctggtattaaaggacaaaacacgtgtttctgagctagtgaggggaaaataatagaATTAGTATATGGCACAGGGTTACCTGAACGTCAACCAAGAGTTTCTGACGTTTCAGAATACATTATTTGATAGCGTAAATGTCACGGAATAAccgcaaaatttaaattttgaaaaaaccccgacagcgacatagtagaccgattttcatgaaacatggctaagaacactcccgactaactcagctttcagacaaaagaaactaaatctaaatcggttgtTCCGTtggggaactacgatgccacagacagacacagacagacacagacagacacagacagacacagacagacacagacacagacagacagacagacagacagacagacagacacgtcgaacCACTGTCGAActcataacaccccgtcatttttgcatcgggggttaaaaggaCATTCTTGTATTGAGATAGCGAAAAGCGTCTTGGTTAGTTCATTATaacaattgacaacgtttcaaaattttcaatgtgcctaaatcgaaaaccatttcgagatatacgcttgtagatcacataaatcattttcttaatttttttttccgcatatttagtataaaaaaatcttaaaaatagtttaaaggggaagtgacgtcaaatagctgatttagagctgccactatatcaaaaatatcttccagttgggatgtcacttgagtttgacagtgaaacttatcacagttcgtagcaaagatattaaaaaattcatggcttagtctatgattcgtagtcattcactattgcttgacagtgacacttgacagtcagacataccggactgtttaagctgacaataaaactttttttttaggaatgattttgtcgttttcttaggtgtattaaacaacacatgtgacgtcacgaagctgtgtcttgacgtttgtaacttacgctctttctgctcgaagcagtaataaaaagggaatttctcattaaaatagcagtttttggaaaaataaaaaaatacgtgtatctttttgtattaagttctttcaaaccaaacaataaaaagtagtactcaaaaatatgaaatgttgtcaattgtcatttgttttacaagggagcaaagttgtagtAGCgttgggccaactgtatggaaaaagacttTGCTTTGGCATACAGTTGGttcgacgctacgctcgcgagacgctagatgccACCCTACGGTGGCCCTAACCGCACgagccaatattgatacctgagcaagcgaaagattccaatattaaactGTGAGCATAGCGAGTAgatcaaaaagtggaatcttgagcgttgtgggGGTTCCAAGGCAGGTATTTTGCCATTAAGTGAAACACAAAACTCTAAGCTATTAAGTTACCTATGTTTGGTGTGTACTCAGAATAAAAAGAGTGATATAGTAATCTGGATAAATATAGCATTAATATAGAATAATTTGATGTGGTATACGTGTAAATAGCATGTGTAGTTAAAAGAATATCTTGGTGGTTCTGCTGGGAGGAAGCTCTGTCGCAGAACCACTTTGACATTAGATTTACACAAAAACTAGGCATATAGAATTTTTCCAAATGgtcctagaattttatagatatCTTATAGATATTTTCTGATATGTTTATGTTTTCGAAAGACAGTGTGGTTCTGCCGGGGAGCATGACGTATATTTTCTACAACTTTAACGAATAAGCAATAAAGCCGAGTACTTAAGTACTTATAAAcattgtttaaaacatagttattattataatttataaactttattacaaaataaacaaatatattaaaaaacaaGTCACAAAAACACGACGGGACGTCACCACAACCTTCCTTAAACTTAtttatatgattttattttctttctattttatataagtttttctctacttttattcttaaaactgtTCACTTTATGCCAACTGAGTGTGCTCAATTCCTCTCTTGTGAATATATGGCCAACCGTAGAAATTCAAACTAGTCTCTAATTCTGCACGGGTAGCGTGGtcacgcgatagacgataaaatatcaggccgtccctatcgcactattagtaagtgcgatagggacggccagatgttttatcatttatcgcgcgaccatacttgcctgccaggttgTCATGATTCATGAAAGTTGTCACGAATGGAATGAACGAAAGTTTTtattgtgtgagtgacacctgtatcAGTAGTTATGCAGCCGTAACTGCCAAGAGCCactattttattggttaatctgtcacataTCTTCATTTACTcattataaacaaatatttttagactctgtacagacagacacactatTAGCACCTAAGCATACATATGAATATGCAAGTGATACTAAAAGTTATACAAGTTTGTACAAGTCATAAGACTACTTTGTGTTCATCTTGCATTACAACATTTACGttgattaattttttttaaacatacataaGGGTCACAATTACGACTTTTGCCAAGACGTCCCCCCTTGCCTCCGGCGCCAGGTTTATGCACTACAAGTCTACGAGTCGGCTGGAGGGTGTTCGTTCTTTGGCAAGTTTTAGGAGCTGTAACTGGTTTTTTGTCCCTTAAGATTAATTGGGCAAAACCTTTTTTGATTAGAGGAACCCTTACGCACTTCTTACATTTTTGACAGGTTGTAGTAAATTTACTCGTGGGCTTTTTCTGAGTCAATATTAAATGTGATAATGCCTTTTTGATAATAGGTTGTCGCGATGGGCACGGTGTCTTTTTTGGACAGCAGACGATATCTCCCTCTGGACCGGCGCAGCTCGTAGTTGTCGCGGCACAAGGAGGCCCTTGTGTGGACCCTGTGAGTTGACATGGTGGAGCATTCTTTGGCGGAGGTGCACCTTTGTAAAACTCAAGGCAAAAGCTACAACTCGATCCAAGACGCACCGCTCTTCGGTCATTATCTTGCTGCGAGCAAGCATTTGCTGCATTTTCACAGTCTTTCCTAGTTGGTTTAGATCCGGGACACTCGACACCTTGTTCTCTACAGATTGTTTCTTTTCCTGCTCTTTCACCTGGTCCGATCCTTCCGATGTGCTGGACACCCGCTTCGCATTGATTCTGAGGATTAAAAGCACTGTAATGCATTCTAGTACAACATTTTTCTGgttttattaattttgatacAAGCTTTTTCAAAGCGAATCCATCTCCCTGGCTTCCGTCCTGAACTCGAGGGCGACGACAAGGCGGCACTTTACGGTAATCGTCTTCCCCGGTTCCTATGCTTCTTGAATTTTGATCGTACGACACACTTGTACAGCATATTGGTTTTGGCTGTACGGTATTATATAATAACAATCTGCCAAACTTTTTTTTCATGGACCCGTCCTTGCAACCACACTGTTGCGCTTTAGTCACCTGCAGCAATTGAGAGCTAAAAATCTTTTTTATCATAGTATCGCCACATAAACATCGTTGCGATTTGGCTTGCTCACTCAACTTTATACTATCCAGCACTTTTTGATAATCAAATTCTCCGCTCTTATTGGAACATTTACAATCGCTCtcttttatacatttattaccaattttttgtaaaagcATACTTATTCGTGGAACTTTATCCAAATTGAATGCAGTTCCAGAAGTTCTGTCGCAACAACAACTTTTTTTAGAGGATTTACAGCGACAGCAACCAccttcactttctttttgcaaTAATTTACCAATCACTCGCAGGATCTTAAAAAATGTTGGGTCTTTCTTACAAccacatttttttcttttagtagTTTTACTTTCGCACTCGTCTTCATTACaacattttgtctttttttctttaggacAACATTCGCAACTTTTAGTACGCTTACATTTACGATTTCTTTTTCCAAAACATTTGAGACCTTTTTTCCCTGAGGAATTAGGTATATCACATTGACAACAGATTTTCTTTTGCTTCACGCAAGGAGCAAGAATACCATCAGGTACATTAAGACAATTACAAccaatgttttttattttattggatcTTTGACCTGTACAAGTAGATGCGGATTGGCTTGACGTGCTTTGAGAACAAAGAATGCCTACACTGTTTTGATCGGTACATCCTATTAATTTTGGTTTTTTGTCACAGCGGCAGCGTACAGCTTTGGTCTTTTTAggcttacaatattttttagggAGATTATTACAACATAAATCATTTCTTTCGAATTGCGATTTAATGAACTGACTCCATGATGTCAATGACGACTTCGATGCTTTATCGTTAGAATTACATGGTGAAGGTTCACGACTCCTGAGCAGAACACTGAAGGCTGACCCTGACTTGGGTTCACGGCACGCAGAAGCGTCGCTACAACTACAGCTACAATCTGTGCCCGGTTGCACGTTTTGCATATATTGGCTATTTGGATCATAACCtggcatattattattaaaaggaTAATACGGGTTACTGAAGGGCGCAGGTTGGTTAATATCGAGATATCTGGCCGGcatgtaattattataatttgtgtTACCATAAGGCGCAGGTCTGTTATCGAGACATCTTTTGTAAACACCCACTTGAAAACTAAAGTTTGATCCAATGTTAACAGCGTCCTTGTCAGGCCCTACTGTTGTTTGGTGATTTGGGACGTTTGCAGTGTTTATAGGGATAGGGTTGCTGTTATTACTTTGTACTCCGGGACACTTGGGAACACAACAAGTGATTCCTATATCTTTACAAAAAATGTCTCTGTCTGGTCTTTGCTCTCGCCTTTCCTTACACCTGCATTGACATGATACATCATTGCCATGAAAATTGGTACTGGCGTTATTATACCTGCACTGATAATCCATTTGGGGTGGTGGCGGGATATAGTTAGCACTACAACTGTCGTAAGAACATGGTTTGGGTTTTGAACGCATTTTACCACATAGACatcttttcttttctttcagCAATACACGAAAGTATCTTTTCAAACAACTACCGCCTTCATAATTGCCCATATTGAAACCTCCACAACGAGGTTGCTGCGGAATATGCATACAAATACAACCATCTTCATCACGTCCCATTCTTGCCATATTTGTAGGAGAGTAATTTCTTGGTATAGGGACATACGGAGCATTATTACCGTACATTTGACGTCCGTTACCCATACTTCGGTAAAATTTTATGTTAAAAGACGCGTTTGATCCTACAGTATTGCGTGGCTCCCTTTTAGTAGACTTTTGGTTAAACACGGAGTATACCAACACTGTTTTCGCGTAGGGTGTACTATTGGTTTCTGGAACTTTCTGGCGGTGATTATCAGTTTGGCTAACCTTATAATAATAAGGACTTTGAATCTGTATTTTTGGTGGCCTTCGTTGCTCATGTGCGTGGCGTCTTTTGTTGTCTCTATAACGTATCCGAACCTGTGTAGGAAAAGCAAACATTTGAGATGAGTTAGCTGTATCGATCCTAGGTGTAACTATGCCGGAAGATGTGAATGACTGTTGTATAATTTCCATCTTGGCTGATCTTCTTAAATCCGTCGTGACTATTTTTTTCCTACCTTTCTTTTGGTGTGTTATTTTTGTTTGGCGTTTCTTCCTTAGCGAGGTAAATGGTACCGATTGAATGGATCCACATTTAAAATTGTTGATGTGGCCGCTTGCCCGTCCGACGGTATAGTTACATGTTTCACGCTGTTGCCATTTCTTATATAAATGTATCTCTTTGGCATAGTAAACATCCGGTGGTAATTCATTTCTATTCAAAAATAGTTTACTGGAGTGTGATCCTTCAAAAAGCTCTTTTTGGCGAGTATGTACATCTCGCAATTGGGAAAAATCTGGCATTATACTGCaaacaaaaagtaaattttataaattattacgATTACATTCTGCTACCTACTTACCTATTCTAGTtttataacccccgacgcaaaaacgacggggtgttataagtttgacgtgtctgtctgtgtgtatgtctgtctgtctgtctgtgtgtgtgtgtgtctgtggcatcgtagctctcgaacggatgaaccgatttagatttagtttttttattgaaagctgagttagtcgggagtgttcttagccatgtttcatgaaaatcggtccactatgtcgcggtcgggagttttttcaaaattttaattttttaatgaaTCATTTAATTCCACTACCGTCTTACCCAATTTTCAGTTTAGTaccttttgtgttttttatatagaagattttttttgcaaCCATAACATCACAAAAAAATTTCAAGAGCCATGTAACAGCACATTAAATTTTCCTAATCCTCCatgctaataaataataatatgaattaCCAAATGACACCGGGAACTTCCTTTTCTGAACATCCAAAGTCAAGGAACCTAACTATTGAATAATGCCATGACCCTGActttattaaaatatggttctgTGGGGTATTCCCAcatgttaatatttttataatattttagaaattttgataattaatttaatttcaaaccATATTAAGTGTAATCGATTGTGGTTGATGTCAAGTGTCAATTGACTCCTTGACTTTGGCTTGATTGACTTGGCTGCCATCTGTCAGCAATTTGACAGCATAGCGGCCAGCTAAAGCACATAGCATACACATAGCTAAAGCAGCTAAATATGACcatagtgattcaatgctctttggctctattttatcttcaaaatcaaaagggaggaaatagtcgagagcgtttgtatggggaattgacccctcctgtatcgtcttaacatgTTGCAGTTTGTTTAGAGCATGGCGTCGCGTCGGATTTTTATAGTGTGATtatggggcccgtttctcgaaaggtacaagccttttattacaagtgtgtttccatgacaacccatacgatttgacagttcgcgcacttgtaatactaCTAGAAAATactacaatgaggaggcacactcaaaggttatggcagatggcgccaccctattagtccattgcacagataaataatttcatacgtgagagcgagaagatgatatttgttttctctctctcacatatgaaggacagtgacatgcctagaccataccttcaatagggactgagctcaacACTTtgtttgccatactaaattgaaccttatcaccggtCCAGAAAGGCGTTTGTGTCAGACTaataaaagtgtgtccacatgagagggtcaaagttggggctggtgtccctctcgcacgtgtgaccagtgttaaggagcttactatagtagtagtatttttacctgtaacatgataactaagtttataaacttcttaaattatttttgtattatatcgaggcaagggtattaataccttgtaacgaattggtaagtcattattatgaagccataaaaccaaagatttgcgccattaaaaaatacctttaattgggtacctattggtagatttggt
This genomic stretch from Leguminivora glycinivorella isolate SPB_JAAS2020 chromosome Z, LegGlyc_1.1, whole genome shotgun sequence harbors:
- the LOC125241085 gene encoding uncharacterized protein LOC125241085; translated protein: MPDFSQLRDVHTRQKELFEGSHSSKLFLNRNELPPDVYYAKEIHLYKKWQQRETCNYTVGRASGHINNFKCGSIQSVPFTSLRKKRQTKITHQKKGRKKIVTTDLRRSAKMEIIQQSFTSSGIVTPRIDTANSSQMFAFPTQVRIRYRDNKRRHAHEQRRPPKIQIQSPYYYKVSQTDNHRQKVPETNSTPYAKTVLVYSVFNQKSTKREPRNTVGSNASFNIKFYRSMGNGRQMYGNNAPYVPIPRNYSPTNMARMGRDEDGCICMHIPQQPRCGGFNMGNYEGGSCLKRYFRVLLKEKKRCLCGKMRSKPKPCSYDSCSANYIPPPPQMDYQCRYNNASTNFHGNDVSCQCRCKERREQRPDRDIFCKDIGITCCVPKCPGVQSNNSNPIPINTANVPNHQTTVGPDKDAVNIGSNFSFQVGVYKRCLDNRPAPYGNTNYNNYMPARYLDINQPAPFSNPYYPFNNNMPGYDPNSQYMQNVQPGTDCSCSCSDASACREPKSGSAFSVLLRSREPSPCNSNDKASKSSLTSWSQFIKSQFERNDLCCNNLPKKYCKPKKTKAVRCRCDKKPKLIGCTDQNSVGILCSQSTSSQSASTCTGQRSNKIKNIGCNCLNVPDGILAPCVKQKKICCQCDIPNSSGKKGLKCFGKRNRKCKRTKSCECCPKEKKTKCCNEDECESKTTKRKKCGCKKDPTFFKILRVIGKLLQKESEGGCCRCKSSKKSCCCDRTSGTAFNLDKVPRISMLLQKIGNKCIKESDCKCSNKSGEFDYQKVLDSIKLSEQAKSQRCLCGDTMIKKIFSSQLLQVTKAQQCGCKDGSMKKKFGRLLLYNTVQPKPICCTSVSYDQNSRSIGTGEDDYRKVPPCRRPRVQDGSQGDGFALKKLVSKLIKPEKCCTRMHYSAFNPQNQCEAGVQHIGRIGPGERAGKETICREQGVECPGSKPTRKDCENAANACSQQDNDRRAVRLGSSCSFCLEFYKGAPPPKNAPPCQLTGSTQGPPCAATTTSCAGPEGDIVCCPKKTPCPSRQPIIKKALSHLILTQKKPTSKFTTTCQKCKKCVRVPLIKKGFAQLILRDKKPVTAPKTCQRTNTLQPTRRLVVHKPGAGGKGGRLGKSRNCDPYVCLKKINQRKCCNAR